The Euleptes europaea isolate rEulEur1 chromosome 2, rEulEur1.hap1, whole genome shotgun sequence genome has a segment encoding these proteins:
- the BCAR3 gene encoding breast cancer anti-estrogen resistance protein 3, whose protein sequence is MEYVKFSKERQIMDSAPEKLKKELEEELQLSGEDLRSHAWYHGRIPRQLAEILIQRDGDFLLRDSLSSPGNFVLTCQWKNSSQHFKISKTILRLNEAYCRVQYQFEDESFDSIPGLVRCYVGNRRPISKQSGAIIFQPINRTVPLRCLEEKYGASPVRQRESSAPEGKVEPPKRLSLNMCNRQAQEQNSIRGNLLRNREKSGSHPACLDHVPEKRFPLKAHQSESYLPIGSRYPAQGPEGELSPCPKSPAYRTGSEPALSPLMLHRFASELQINDAVRGSDSQLYPRPPPKPSKAPLLRPLPCPEVLYCELNAAVPTDCSVTKQPLCQKNSFVEHLTAKENGTHSSRNSETSYLILGDNDSLNSVDPLTTQTETGKGSSTFVTPILEMVSSFRPNAFESKLLPPENKPLEVAMLKRVKELLTNSEAKTIALHILRMDCKVSRILEVSEETRRSMGVNSGLELITLPFGHRLRLDIIERHNTMAIGIAVDILGCTGNLEERVATLNRIIQVAVELKDSMGDLYAFSAVMKALEMPQISRLEQTWTTLRHCYTQTAILYEKQLKPFSKALHEGRDTTCVPQNIITVPLLMPLVTLLERQAVVFDGMDVWENTDQSCEIMLKHLATARSIAQNTNLYSTNAERILHGFWPDDEMSEVFKTEFQMRLLWGSKGAQVNQRERYEKFNQILTALSRKLEPPLTKQTEQ, encoded by the exons TTTTCAAAGGAGAGGCAGATTATGGACAGTGCTCCAGAAAAGCTGAAGAAAGAGCTGGAAGAAGAGCTGCAACTGAGTGGTGAAGACTTGCGCAGCCACGCCTGGTACCACGGACGGATTCCACGGCAG TTGGCTGAAATCCTCATTCAGAGAGATGGAGATTTCTTGCTACGGGACTCTCTTTCCAGCCCTGGGAACTTTGTCCTTACCTGCCAGTGGAAAAATAGCTCTCAGCATTTCAAGATCAGTAAAACTATCCTGAGGCTTAATGAAGCTTATTGTCGTGTTCAGTACCAGTTTGAAGATGAAAGTTTTGACAGCATCCCTGGCCTGGTCCGGTGTTACGTGGGAAACCGCCGGCCAATATCAAAGCAGAGTGGAGCAATTATATTTCAGCCCATCAACAGGACAGTTCCACTGAGGTGTCTGGAGGAAAAATATGGTGCCTCTCCAGTGAGGCAAAGAGAGAGCAGCGCTCCTGAAGGAAAAGTGGAACCTCCCAAGAGACTCAGCCTTAATATGTGCAACCGGCAGGCCCAGGAGCAGAATTCAATCCGAGGAAACCTTTTAAG aaACAGGGAAAAGAGTGGCAGCCATCCAGCATGCTTGGACCATGTGCCAGAGAAAAGGTTCCCTCTAAAGGCCCATCAGTCAGAAAGCTATCTGCCAATAG GTTCAAGGTATCCAGCTCAGGGACCTGAAGGTGAATTAAGCCCTTGTCCAAAGTCTCCAGCATACAGAACTGGCAGcgaacctgccctgagcccattGATGCTTCACAGATTTGCTTCCGAGTTGCAAATTAATGATGCTGTCAGGGGTTCAGACAGCCAGCTATATCCCAGGCCTCCACCCAAGCCCAGTAAAGCACCCCTTCTGAGGCCGCTGCCCTGCCCGGAGGTGCTCTATTGTGAACTTAATGCAGCTGTTCCCACAGACTGTAGTGTGACAAAGCAACCTTTATGTCAGAAGAACAGCTTTGTAGAGCATCTGACAGCTAAGGAGAATGGGACGCATTCGTCTAGGAATTCGGAAACAAGCTACTTGATCCTGGGAGATAATGATTCTTTGAACTCTGTGGATCCGCTAACAACCCAGACTGAAACAGGCAAAGGGAGCAGCACATTTGTCACACCCATTCTTGAGATGGTCTCCAGTTTCAGACCAAATGCTTTCGAGTCCAAACTCCTTCCTCCAGAAAACAAACCCCTGGAGGTGGCAATGTTAAAAAGGGTGAAGGAACTGTTGACGAACAGCGAAGCAAAGACCATTGCACTGCATATACTAAGAATGGATTGCAAG GTTTCTAGGATCCTAGAGGTCTCTGAAGAGACGAGGAGAAGCATGGGGGTGAATTCAGGCCTGGAACTGATTACATTACCGTTTGGCCACCGACTGCGCCTGGACATTATTGAAAG ACACAACACCATGGCAATAGGAATAGCAGTGGATATCCTAGGCTGCACAGGAAACTTAGAGGAGCGAGTTGCAACCTTAAATCGGATTATCCAGGTAGCTGTGGAACTCAAGGACTCCATGGGGGATCTGTATGCCTTCTCAGCTGTGATGAAAGCCCTGGAAATGCCTCAG ATCTCCAGATTGGAGCAAACATGGACCACTCTGAGGCACTGCTACACCCAGACAGCCATCTTGTATGAGAAGCAGCTGAAGCCATTCAGCAAAGCCTTACACGAAGGAAGAG ACACAACTTGTGTTCCGCAAAACATCATTACTGTACCCCTACTGATGCCTCTGGTTACTCTGTTGGAACGCCAAGCAGTTGTGTTTGATGGGATGGATGTTTGGGAGAATACTGATCAAAGCTGTGAAATCATGTTGAAACATTTAGCGACTGCTCGCTCAATAGCACAAAATACCAACCTGTACAGCACAAACGCAGAACGGATCTTGCATG GTTTTTGGCCAGATGATGAGATGAGCGAAGTCTTCAAAACGGAATTCCAAATGAGATTGCTCTGGGGCAGCAAAGGAGCACAGGTGAACCAAAGAGAAAGATATGAGAAATTCAACCAGATTTTGACTGCACTCTCCCGAAAATTAGAACCTCCTCTAACAAAGCAGACTGAGCAGTGA